In a genomic window of Gloeothece verrucosa PCC 7822:
- a CDS encoding ATP-binding protein has translation MTSTDHNLFIGGGTMGGLMQAYDWSQTSLGSVEKWPQSLKTAVRIMLTSRQAMFVWWGEELINLYNDAYKAIVGGKHPLALGQPASSVWREIWDQVGPRAASALLNNEGTYDEALLLIMERNGYSEETYYTFSYSPVPNDEGGTGGIICANTDDTGRIIGERQLALLRELAARTADARTFDEACRVSAKCLESNPYDLPFAMIYLIDREKHEVVLAGTCGIDIDNVAAPPKVALQSDSVWPFKKVITENKACLVSNLESFFENLPSGAWQRTPHQAVVVPIASSGQTGKAGLLVVGLNPFRLFDDDYRRFIDLVAAQISASIANAQAYEEERKRAEALAELDRAKTVFFSNVSHEFRTPLTLMLGPIEDVLTDKDEPLGPSQQERIEIVQRNGLRLLKLVNTLLDFSRIEAGRVEAVYEATDLSVFTTELASVFRSTIERAGMRLMVNCPPLPEPVYVDREMWEKIVLNLLSNAFKFTLNGEISVSLEWVKHSVKLSVNDTGIGIPEAEIPLLFERFHRVKGAQGRSFEGSGIGLSLVQELVKLHQGSIDVVSVEGLGTCFTIFIPTGTAHLPQERISTTRTLTSTATGATTFLEEASRWLPPQEETETETEKKEIFSASPLPLLSYSLKKLRTPLSLLNRSRILIADDNADMRDYLKRLLSQQYEVEAVVDGLTALKAIHSCHPDLVLTDVMMPGLDGFELLKSLRADLSTQHIPIILLSARAGEESRVEGLEAGADDYLIKPFSARELLARVEATLKLSYLRQEATRREQGLRAQAQAARVRLENVLAQINEQFIVLDQQWRYSFINDQVIQVTGKSNEELLGHNIWDLFPDLVNSPFYTECHRAVAEQTVVQVEFFYWPWQRWFENRIYPFAEGVTILVSDISARKQAEKELRESEERFRQMADNAPVMVWVTDPTGYCTYLSKSWYEFSGQNEETGLGFGWLDAVHPEDSEDSRNIFLAANKCQEAFRLEYRLRRFDGEYRWALDVGSPWFGLEGEFKGYIGSVIDISERKAAEVERDRLLQREQAARTEAEKANRIKDEFLAVLSHELRSPLNPILGWAKLLQTKKLDGATFKQALSTIERNAQLQAQLIEDLLDVSRILQGKISLNPIPVNLASIIRHSIETVYLAANAKSIDIQTTLDETVGQILGDPARLQQIVWNLLSNAVKFTSTGGRVEVLLESVGQSAQITVSDTGKGITSEFLPYVFDYFRQADSTTTRKFGGLGLGLAIVRHLVELHGGTVGAESPGENQGATFWVKFPLITSSFTKEDENVSISNIKETVLPLADLEILVVDDDEDTRYFLAFALQQSGATVTTVGSASEALQVLVRSAPNVIVSDVGMPDMDGYMLIQQIRMLEAQQGREKIKAIALTAYAGEIDRQQALREGFQRHIIKPINPSVLIKTIVELSQQVLLE, from the coding sequence ATGACATCAACTGATCATAATCTCTTTATTGGTGGAGGGACAATGGGGGGGCTGATGCAAGCGTATGATTGGTCGCAAACTTCCCTCGGTTCAGTAGAAAAATGGCCGCAGAGCTTGAAGACTGCTGTTCGCATTATGTTGACCTCTCGCCAAGCAATGTTTGTCTGGTGGGGCGAGGAATTAATTAACCTTTATAATGACGCTTACAAAGCGATTGTCGGTGGCAAACATCCGCTTGCCCTTGGGCAGCCAGCATCATCTGTGTGGCGCGAGATTTGGGATCAGGTAGGCCCTAGAGCCGCCTCAGCACTCCTCAATAATGAAGGGACTTACGACGAAGCCCTGCTGCTCATTATGGAGCGTAACGGCTACTCAGAGGAAACCTATTATACATTTTCTTATAGTCCAGTTCCCAATGACGAAGGTGGCACAGGGGGGATTATTTGCGCCAACACAGATGACACCGGGCGCATTATCGGCGAACGTCAGTTGGCTTTGTTGCGGGAACTAGCGGCTAGGACAGCAGATGCTCGGACATTTGATGAGGCCTGTAGAGTGAGTGCGAAATGTTTGGAAAGCAACCCTTATGACCTTCCCTTTGCAATGATTTATCTCATTGATCGAGAAAAGCATGAGGTGGTGTTAGCAGGAACTTGTGGTATTGATATAGATAACGTGGCAGCACCCCCAAAGGTGGCTCTACAATCCGATTCTGTTTGGCCCTTTAAAAAAGTAATTACAGAGAATAAAGCTTGTCTAGTTTCTAACTTGGAATCCTTTTTTGAAAACTTGCCTAGCGGCGCTTGGCAGCGAACACCCCATCAAGCAGTAGTTGTACCGATCGCATCATCTGGACAAACCGGAAAAGCTGGCTTACTGGTGGTAGGTTTAAATCCATTTAGGCTTTTTGATGATGATTATCGACGATTCATTGATTTGGTAGCGGCACAAATCTCAGCCAGCATTGCTAATGCTCAGGCTTACGAAGAAGAGCGAAAACGAGCAGAAGCTCTAGCCGAATTAGACCGCGCTAAAACAGTGTTTTTCAGCAATGTTAGCCATGAATTTCGCACTCCTCTAACTTTAATGTTAGGGCCGATAGAGGATGTCCTAACTGATAAAGATGAACCTCTAGGTCCATCTCAGCAAGAGCGTATTGAAATTGTGCAACGCAATGGACTACGTTTATTGAAGCTTGTCAATACTCTGCTGGATTTTTCCCGAATAGAAGCAGGTCGTGTCGAGGCGGTTTACGAAGCGACAGATCTGTCAGTGTTTACCACCGAGTTAGCCAGTGTATTTCGTTCTACTATTGAACGGGCCGGAATGCGTTTAATGGTCAATTGCCCTCCTTTACCAGAACCCGTCTATGTAGATCGAGAAATGTGGGAAAAAATTGTTCTGAACTTACTTTCTAATGCTTTTAAATTTACTTTAAATGGAGAAATTTCGGTGAGCTTAGAATGGGTTAAGCATTCCGTTAAACTCTCGGTAAATGATACAGGTATTGGTATTCCCGAAGCTGAAATTCCTCTCTTGTTTGAGCGATTTCATCGAGTTAAAGGGGCACAAGGACGAAGTTTTGAAGGCTCGGGTATTGGGCTTTCACTGGTGCAAGAATTGGTGAAACTGCATCAAGGAAGTATTGATGTTGTCAGTGTAGAAGGATTGGGCACTTGCTTCACCATTTTTATTCCTACCGGGACTGCTCATCTCCCTCAAGAACGCATTAGCACTACTCGTACCCTGACATCAACAGCAACAGGTGCTACTACTTTCCTGGAAGAAGCATCGCGTTGGCTACCCCCCCAAGAAGAAACAGAAACAGAAACAGAAAAAAAAGAGATTTTTTCGGCTTCTCCTCTGCCCCTGCTTTCTTATTCCCTAAAAAAACTGCGAACACCCCTTTCTCTGTTGAATAGGAGTCGTATTCTTATTGCTGATGACAATGCTGATATGCGTGACTACCTCAAGCGCTTATTAAGTCAACAATATGAAGTCGAGGCGGTTGTTGACGGTTTAACGGCTTTAAAGGCGATTCATTCTTGTCATCCCGATTTAGTCTTGACAGATGTGATGATGCCCGGACTTGATGGTTTTGAGTTATTAAAATCGCTCCGTGCTGACCTCAGCACCCAACATATTCCCATTATCTTGTTATCTGCAAGGGCAGGAGAAGAATCTCGCGTAGAAGGGTTGGAAGCAGGAGCGGATGATTACCTTATTAAACCATTCTCGGCCCGTGAATTATTAGCACGGGTAGAAGCCACTCTAAAATTGTCCTATTTGCGTCAAGAGGCAACTCGACGGGAGCAGGGATTACGGGCCCAAGCGCAAGCGGCCAGAGTTCGTTTAGAAAATGTTTTAGCACAAATCAATGAGCAGTTTATCGTGCTGGATCAACAGTGGCGTTATAGCTTCATCAATGACCAAGTGATACAAGTGACCGGCAAGTCCAACGAAGAACTTCTGGGTCATAACATTTGGGACTTATTTCCTGACCTAGTGAACAGCCCATTCTATACTGAGTGTCACCGTGCTGTTGCCGAACAAACAGTCGTTCAAGTAGAGTTTTTTTATTGGCCTTGGCAGCGCTGGTTCGAAAACCGGATTTATCCGTTTGCTGAGGGTGTGACTATATTGGTGAGCGACATTAGCGCTCGCAAACAAGCAGAAAAAGAACTACGGGAAAGCGAAGAACGATTCCGACAAATGGCTGATAATGCCCCTGTCATGGTGTGGGTGACCGATCCTACAGGTTACTGCACCTACCTCAGCAAAAGTTGGTATGAATTTTCCGGCCAGAATGAAGAAACGGGTTTAGGATTCGGGTGGCTAGATGCTGTACATCCGGAAGACTCCGAAGACTCGAGAAATATTTTTCTAGCCGCTAACAAGTGTCAGGAAGCGTTCCGTCTAGAATACCGCTTGCGGCGTTTTGATGGTGAATATCGCTGGGCACTTGATGTCGGTAGTCCTTGGTTTGGGTTGGAGGGAGAATTCAAAGGATACATCGGCTCAGTGATTGATATTAGCGAACGCAAAGCGGCTGAAGTGGAACGGGATCGTCTTTTGCAAAGGGAGCAAGCTGCCAGAACAGAAGCTGAGAAAGCTAACCGAATAAAAGATGAGTTTTTAGCCGTGTTGTCTCATGAATTACGCTCGCCGCTTAATCCGATTCTCGGCTGGGCTAAATTACTGCAAACAAAAAAACTCGATGGGGCAACTTTTAAACAAGCTCTCTCTACCATTGAACGTAATGCCCAACTTCAAGCTCAACTGATCGAGGATTTGCTCGATGTTTCTCGAATTTTGCAAGGCAAAATCAGTCTTAATCCGATTCCGGTTAATTTAGCTTCTATTATCAGGCATTCTATTGAAACAGTGTATTTAGCCGCTAACGCTAAATCTATTGATATTCAAACCACTCTTGACGAAACAGTCGGACAAATTTTAGGCGATCCGGCTCGCTTACAACAAATTGTCTGGAATCTGTTGTCAAATGCGGTTAAGTTTACATCAACGGGAGGCCGAGTGGAGGTTTTGTTGGAGTCTGTAGGCCAATCTGCCCAGATTACTGTCAGCGACACTGGTAAAGGCATTACTTCTGAATTTTTACCTTATGTATTTGATTACTTTCGTCAGGCCGATAGTACAACAACCCGAAAATTTGGTGGCTTAGGGTTAGGGTTAGCGATCGTTCGTCACTTAGTAGAACTACACGGTGGGACCGTTGGAGCCGAAAGCCCCGGCGAAAATCAAGGAGCGACTTTTTGGGTTAAATTTCCATTAATCACCTCAAGTTTCACGAAAGAAGATGAAAATGTGTCTATTTCAAATATTAAAGAGACTGTTTTACCTTTGGCAGACTTAGAAATTTTAGTGGTAGATGATGATGAGGACACTCGTTATTTTTTGGCGTTTGCTCTCCAACAAAGCGGCGCAACGGTAACGACAGTAGGCTCTGCAAGCGAAGCTCTACAAGTTTTGGTGAGGTCTGCTCCAAATGTCATTGTTAGCGATGTGGGTATGCCGGATATGGACGGATATATGCTGATACAACAAATACGAATGTTAGAAGCTCAACAAGGTAGAGAAAAAATTAAAGCGATCGCTCTTACAGCTTATGCTGGAGAAATTGACCGGCAA
- a CDS encoding CopG family transcriptional regulator, whose translation MIKVSDTEKITINIGFVDLGQIDLLVQEGFYSNRTDFIRTAIRNQLSTHSEEVKQTLARKTLILGRQHYTRSNLEKVHSAGIKLEIQVLGLVSIAPDVPPELARATIKSIFVLGAFKATPQVKAALADRIHG comes from the coding sequence ATGATTAAGGTGAGTGATACAGAAAAAATCACAATTAATATAGGCTTTGTCGATCTTGGACAGATTGATTTATTGGTACAGGAGGGCTTTTATTCCAATCGTACTGATTTTATCCGCACGGCAATCCGTAATCAGTTGAGTACCCATAGCGAAGAAGTCAAGCAAACACTCGCCCGTAAAACTCTAATCCTCGGTCGCCAACATTACACTCGCTCAAATTTAGAAAAAGTACACTCCGCCGGCATCAAACTGGAAATACAGGTGCTAGGCTTGGTCAGCATTGCCCCCGATGTACCTCCTGAACTGGCAAGAGCGACGATTAAATCTATTTTCGTTCTAGGTGCATTTAAAGCTACTCCTCAAGTCAAAGCGGCTTTGGCAGATCGAATTCATGGTTAA
- a CDS encoding extracellular catalytic domain type 1 short-chain-length polyhydroxyalkanoate depolymerase codes for MVNISTYQASIESKMMENPILAKIAQATELTQAGRLKEATQLIQRTLQNLKDPSTTDEVAVAGTDEIIDVTAVVIDEPINSTAHPGQTRTEPTPASSEAVDFKEQPRREATEFPQSPKKSSIAISEQLNSILNFFPQLKSQAQPAKNSDPQTKGGQFIEGYYTKGTQSRSYKLYIPGGYTGQALPVVVMLHGCNQSVDDFANGTRMNLWAEEELFFVVYPAQEKKANGSLCWNWFNNSDQQRGRGEPSIIAGITEQVVSTYNLDQTRVYVSGMSAGGAMAGIMGICYPDVYAAVGIHSGLPYRAAGDLQGAFAAMRGGGNGLLGHTDENLPHLNVNTRFVPIIVFHGDRDSTVHPVNSEKIIAQWALIHSQGNSSRSEKILLRPKVLRERVKNGHAYTRSIYHDLNGYPIMERWLVHGSGHGWSGGSASGSFTDVQGPNASREMLRFFKEQTKTSK; via the coding sequence ATGGTTAATATCAGCACTTATCAAGCCTCAATCGAGAGTAAAATGATGGAAAACCCAATTTTAGCTAAAATAGCTCAAGCTACCGAACTGACACAAGCGGGACGCTTAAAAGAAGCCACTCAATTAATCCAACGGACACTGCAAAATTTAAAAGACCCCTCGACCACTGATGAGGTCGCCGTAGCCGGAACTGATGAAATCATCGATGTTACGGCTGTTGTGATTGACGAGCCAATAAATTCAACAGCACATCCAGGGCAAACGAGAACTGAGCCAACTCCAGCATCATCAGAAGCCGTTGACTTCAAAGAGCAACCGAGGCGCGAAGCAACTGAGTTCCCTCAATCACCGAAGAAAAGTTCTATAGCCATTTCTGAACAGTTAAACTCGATCTTAAACTTTTTTCCTCAATTAAAATCCCAGGCCCAACCCGCCAAAAATTCAGACCCACAGACAAAGGGAGGACAGTTTATTGAAGGCTATTATACAAAAGGCACTCAAAGCCGTAGCTATAAACTTTACATTCCGGGTGGTTACACAGGCCAAGCTTTACCTGTTGTGGTTATGCTTCATGGCTGTAATCAATCAGTAGATGATTTTGCCAATGGCACTCGTATGAATTTATGGGCAGAAGAAGAATTGTTTTTTGTGGTTTACCCGGCGCAGGAAAAGAAAGCTAATGGGTCACTTTGCTGGAATTGGTTCAATAATAGTGACCAGCAGCGTGGTCGTGGCGAACCATCGATTATTGCTGGAATCACCGAACAAGTGGTTAGCACTTATAATCTTGATCAAACTCGGGTTTATGTATCGGGTATGTCGGCAGGGGGAGCGATGGCTGGGATTATGGGGATATGCTACCCTGATGTTTATGCGGCGGTGGGAATTCATTCGGGTCTTCCATATAGGGCGGCAGGAGATCTTCAAGGCGCGTTCGCTGCCATGCGCGGGGGAGGAAACGGACTCTTAGGGCACACAGATGAGAACTTGCCTCATCTCAACGTAAATACTCGATTCGTACCGATAATCGTCTTTCATGGCGATCGTGACAGCACTGTTCATCCCGTCAATTCCGAAAAAATTATAGCACAATGGGCTTTGATCCATTCTCAAGGAAACTCAAGCCGAAGTGAAAAAATCTTATTGCGTCCTAAAGTGCTTCGAGAGCGAGTAAAAAATGGTCATGCCTACACTCGTTCGATCTATCATGACTTGAACGGTTATCCTATTATGGAACGGTGGTTGGTACATGGTTCAGGACATGGATGGTCAGGCGGAAGTGCTTCGGGATCGTTTACGGATGTTCAGGGGCCCAACGCATCAAGGGAGATGCTACGCTTCTTTAAAGAGCAGACAAAAACAAGCAAATAA
- the psb34 gene encoding photosystem II assembly protein Psb34, with translation MYTTQLDNGIGNIYAAEPQTYYAEYPAPYQQRRYLIQGAIATLFVTTLVLVSLAVS, from the coding sequence ATGTACACCACCCAACTCGATAACGGAATCGGAAATATCTACGCTGCTGAACCCCAAACCTATTACGCGGAGTATCCCGCTCCCTACCAACAACGTCGCTATTTAATTCAAGGAGCTATCGCTACTCTATTTGTCACCACATTAGTTTTAGTTTCCTTAGCAGTAAGCTAA
- a CDS encoding VOC family protein: MADLGLTHLAIEVSNIDKSIAFYEKYARMKVVHRRSDQTIQSDVAWISDLTRPFVIVLLKMPSVKAKLVPNFHFGVAVESRLEVDRGAPLRDRLWAAASEEGILLDGPDEAGPPVGYWAYIQDPDGHTLEISYGQEVRFTVEQAAKYLDKNKVNCEVRV; this comes from the coding sequence ATGGCAGATCTAGGTTTAACTCATCTGGCTATAGAAGTGAGTAACATTGATAAGAGCATTGCTTTTTATGAAAAGTACGCTCGAATGAAAGTGGTACATCGTCGCAGCGATCAGACGATCCAATCAGATGTCGCTTGGATCAGCGATCTAACTCGCCCCTTTGTGATTGTTTTGCTGAAAATGCCTTCTGTAAAGGCGAAGCTCGTTCCAAATTTTCATTTTGGAGTGGCGGTTGAAAGTAGACTTGAGGTTGATCGCGGAGCGCCACTTCGTGATCGTCTTTGGGCTGCCGCCTCAGAGGAGGGGATTTTGCTTGATGGGCCAGATGAAGCGGGGCCACCAGTCGGTTATTGGGCATATATACAAGATCCCGATGGACACACCTTGGAAATTTCTTACGGGCAAGAAGTTCGCTTTACAGTCGAACAAGCCGCTAAGTACCTGGACAAAAATAAAGTTAACTGTGAGGTTAGGGTGTAG
- a CDS encoding CpcT/CpeT family chromophore lyase: protein MDFGHNINGSLLRVRFYLFDEGASGVELGVHRYFEQTPLLGLCQRPQGERVIDFSNINPFSCDLQLAWQENLYQGNNAPNGCPSTFPPGGKVVSYLNLGENDIYSLDQIFNANGGLEAGTPIQFRRVTIPEPSLLDGLILFGVSSILIKKVS, encoded by the coding sequence TTGGACTTTGGACATAACATTAATGGCTCTTTACTTAGAGTTCGATTTTATTTGTTCGACGAAGGTGCATCAGGCGTAGAGCTTGGAGTTCATCGCTACTTTGAGCAAACTCCTCTATTAGGATTATGTCAACGACCCCAAGGAGAGAGAGTGATTGATTTTAGTAACATCAATCCTTTTAGTTGCGATCTCCAATTAGCTTGGCAAGAGAATCTGTATCAAGGAAATAATGCGCCTAATGGCTGTCCGTCAACTTTTCCTCCTGGCGGTAAAGTGGTTTCTTACCTAAATTTGGGAGAGAATGATATTTATTCATTGGATCAAATTTTTAATGCCAATGGAGGGCTAGAAGCTGGCACACCGATACAGTTTAGGCGTGTTACTATTCCCGAACCTTCCTTGCTAGACGGGCTTATCTTATTCGGAGTTAGTAGCATTTTGATTAAAAAAGTCTCTTGA
- a CDS encoding L-dopachrome tautomerase-related protein, giving the protein MEPLSTSLEIVAELSQAPGNITLSSDGRIFMSLHQFYNPEFKIAELVDGRLVEFPSGFGSDQINFDNVLGIQCDKNGWVWMLDNGNPNLLNPKLVAWDIVNHELARVFYLPPPITKNNSFVNDLAVDLTHNVIYISDPIQGEEAALIRVDLKTGLATRILQGHQSVIPQNIDLIIDGVPVVNPPDIRPHLGVNGLVLDANNEWLYYCPMHSNTMYRIKSEDLCNQNLSDAQLASKVERYGDRPICDGISIDQNDNLYLGDLAANGVGVIKSDRTYQLFISDERLSWVDSLSFGADGYLYLNCNQLHRSAPLNRGNNTAAPPFYLFRLKPLAPGVVGR; this is encoded by the coding sequence ATGGAGCCTTTATCAACTAGCTTAGAAATAGTCGCCGAATTATCCCAAGCACCCGGGAATATTACTCTATCATCCGATGGTCGAATTTTTATGAGTTTACACCAGTTCTATAACCCCGAATTTAAAATCGCGGAACTGGTTGATGGTAGATTAGTTGAATTTCCCAGTGGTTTTGGAAGTGATCAAATTAACTTTGATAATGTATTGGGTATTCAGTGCGATAAGAATGGGTGGGTTTGGATGTTAGATAATGGAAATCCTAATCTTTTGAATCCAAAATTAGTCGCTTGGGATATTGTCAACCATGAACTAGCCCGAGTGTTTTATTTACCTCCACCCATTACTAAAAATAACTCTTTTGTCAATGATTTAGCGGTAGATTTGACCCATAATGTCATCTATATTTCTGATCCTATTCAAGGTGAAGAAGCGGCGTTAATTCGAGTAGATTTAAAAACAGGATTAGCTACCCGGATTTTACAAGGTCATCAAAGCGTTATTCCGCAAAATATTGATTTAATCATTGACGGAGTACCTGTGGTGAATCCCCCAGATATCCGACCGCATTTGGGGGTTAATGGTCTTGTTCTCGATGCTAATAATGAATGGTTGTATTATTGCCCTATGCACAGTAATACGATGTATCGGATTAAAAGTGAAGATTTGTGCAATCAGAATTTGAGTGATGCCCAACTCGCTAGTAAAGTAGAACGATACGGTGATAGACCCATTTGTGACGGAATTTCTATCGATCAAAATGATAATCTTTATTTAGGAGATTTAGCGGCTAATGGGGTTGGGGTCATAAAGAGCGATCGCACCTATCAATTATTCATCAGTGATGAACGGTTATCTTGGGTGGATTCCTTGAGTTTTGGAGCAGACGGTTATTTATATCTCAATTGCAATCAGTTACACCGTTCTGCGCCTTTAAATCGGGGAAATAATACGGCTGCACCGCCTTTTTATCTCTTTCGTTTGAAACCTTTAGCGCCTGGGGTAGTCGGCCGTTAA
- a CDS encoding DUF4904 domain-containing protein yields the protein MDTTKYHEIIEQYFQAFKTGDFSLVQFSPNIQFLSPIRQDTIDGIEAVVNFVSGVATRVSEVNVLSITVEYPRASGVWQMRTTKGTLYTLHNFFRLDEQGLSYIWPMFDPKAILDDPDALLAWLTGNGY from the coding sequence ATGGATACAACAAAATATCACGAGATTATCGAGCAATATTTCCAAGCTTTTAAAACAGGTGATTTTTCCCTCGTTCAGTTTTCTCCTAACATTCAGTTTCTTAGTCCTATTCGTCAAGATACCATCGACGGTATTGAAGCCGTTGTCAATTTTGTTAGTGGGGTTGCAACACGGGTTTCTGAGGTAAATGTCCTCTCAATTACTGTTGAATATCCTAGAGCAAGCGGGGTATGGCAGATGAGAACAACTAAAGGAACTCTCTATACTTTACATAATTTTTTCCGTCTCGATGAGCAAGGACTTTCTTATATTTGGCCAATGTTTGACCCTAAAGCTATCTTAGATGATCCTGATGCTTTACTTGCCTGGCTTACAGGTAACGGCTACTAA